Genomic segment of Mercurialis annua linkage group LG6, ddMerAnnu1.2, whole genome shotgun sequence:
GCCACCTAGTGTTGGACTGGTAGACATTGCACCTATACAGTCTAGTGAGGGTGCGAATGCTACTGGTTTAGCTCAACCTCCATTGTCTCCTCACATTTCTGGTAAGACGGAGACAAATTCtgctaaattttatcaattagttTACTGTTTTATATGCTTTAATAAATTTTCGCATCCAGTATGTCACTATCAAAAGCTAACTGAAAAGCATCTATCATAAATTTGTAATTGTTACTGCCTATGTGACTGCTAACAAAAAGATTGATTTCATGTTCTATTAGATTGTTGCAAACCCGACATGGTGTTGAAACGAGGGAGTAATGACTGTCATTGTGTGTATCCAATAAAGCTTGACCTTCTCCTTGTGAATGTGTCGCAAAATCCTCCTTGGGACAAATTTCTGCAAGAATTAGCTTCCCAGCTTGGTTTGCGAGTTTCTCAAATTGAGCTGATCAACTTTTATGTGCTCAGCTTGTCAAGATTAAATATCTCAATGGATGTTACTCCTCACACGGGAATCAGTTTCTCTTCCAATGATGCATCTCTTATAAACTCTTCGCTAGCATCACATAAGGTTCACTTTGACTCTACTGTTGTGGGTGATTACAGACTTCTTAACCTTACTTGGTTTGAACCTCCTGCACCTTCTCAAGGTAAATTTTCCTTGCTCCATTGCTTAATATTTTTTCACTTTGCTTTCAAAGCAATAGTGCGTCCATTGTTTGTACGAGTGTGGTTTTCTTTGATGTGATAAAAGGTGCAACCTTGCTATACAAAATAATGGCGAAGATAATAACAAAGCAATAATATGGGAAAAAAGTAATTCTAATGTTTAATAACTATATGAACAAATTGAGTTTCAAGATTTACATAAATAGAAGTGCAATGGCACACTTTCTGATTGAGATTTAATTCTTTCTTTTTTGTGCTATTATTGATTACAGTTACAAATTGACATAGTTTTGCCAAGTTATTGCCTTTTATGGTAAAAACATGGTTTTGGAGTGTACATTCTTGCAGCTTTACTTAGATTTCATCTCTTATTTAAATCCAGCTCCAGTCGCTGCTTTAACCCCTGTGGAAGCACCGGCACATCAATCTACAACCTCCTCACCAGTCAGCACTTCAGACCAAGGCAAACATTCGAATCTGATTCTTTTTCTCTGTATTGGTGCTGGAATTATAATCATCGCTATTGTAACAATGTTTGTGATCTGCTCATGTGCATTCCGTGGACGGAAGTCTAAAGGATCTCCTAAAGAACCTGGTATGTATCTTAAACAATTGAAGGATCTCTAGAAATGAGCAGCACAAACTATTAGCTTAAATGACATCTTTGAAGCTTATCTGTGAATTTATGCATTGATAGAAATTATTCAGAGTACCATTATTACTGGTCGTATATATTCCCTCGTATATTAAGCATTTAAGCATGATTCCATTTTTTTTGtagaattttaaaaagaaaatgttcTGCTCTTGCTTGtctgtttagctatttaaaaacTTGAATTGCAAGCTTGGGCTATAATCACAATTCTTTGGACCTTTTCAGACACTTCGTTAACAGTTGACTACTCAAAGAATTTTCGGTTACCACATTCAAAGAATTTTTGGTTACCACATGAAACGAGATGTTCCTTAAACTCTTTGTTTTTTCATGATGAATTCATATTGCAGAACTTTGTAGGTTCTCTTTTAGTTCCTTCTTACATTttcttattataatattttcccCTTTTCTCAGTGAAACCTAGGACACTGGATGCAATTCCAGCGGGAGGATCTCTCCCACATCCTAGCAGTACACGTTTTCTAGCCTATGAAGAACTTAAAGAAGCAACAAACAACTTTGAGCCTGCAAGCATTCTCGGAGAGGGTGGGTTTGGTAAAGTTTTCAAGGGTGTTCTAAGCGATGGTACAGCTGTAGCAATTAAGAGGCTAACTTGTGGAGGGCAGCAAGGAGATAAAGAATTTCTAGTTGAGGTTGAGATGCTTAGTAGGTTGCATCATCGTAATCTTGTCAAACTTGTGGGGTACTTCACTAACCGTGATTCCTCGCAAAATTTACTGTGTTATGAGCTTGTTCCAAATGGAAGCTTAGAGGCCTGGCTACATGGTAATTTCTGAATTTAAACGAAAGACCCTCCTAGcatgaattgaatgatttcCTTTAAATTTTAGTACTTATCATGAAAACAGAACTTTCATTGCCATAGAAATATTAGGAAGAAACATTTCTTTAGCCTAGTATCATCCATAGAATTTTTTGCCTTTAGAACAATTTTTTGAGCTATTGATAGTGACACATTAGCAGTGATGGAGAGAGATTATTAAAGTGTCCACCTATGCTTTGCAACTTTTTTTGGGCACTGATGCATTTGTTGTACTCAGATAAGATTAGTGGGCATAGTGTACTTTTAGTAGTATAATAAGTAAATTACTCAAAATTAGTTAGCAAagaacataattttaaaattattcactATACTTTATGATCTGAACTGTGAGAAGTTCAATTCTTAATGTGCATTTGGGACTGGTAATTCTATCGAGCTCGTGCATTATACAGTATTTCTTTGCATGTGAAGAACATTAATAATTGCATTCTGCAACGTAGGATATTTCACTATTTGTGAAGAACACAACTCTATTGGTTCTTCTGTTTTGTTTCAGGTCCTTTGGGAGTAAACTGCCCTTTAGATTGGGACTCTAGAATGAAGATTGCACTTGATGCTGCAAGAGGACTTACGTACCTGCATGAGGACTCGCAACCCTGTGTTATCCACAGAGATTTCAAGGCATCAAATATATTGCTTGAAAATGATTTTCATGCTAAAGTTGCCGATTTTGGACTTGCGAAACAGGCACCAGAAGGCAGAGCAAATTACCTTTCCACTCGTGTCATGGGAACTTTTGGGTTAGTCTCGCtcatgattttaatttattttttgtttgttattacTCGTACTTTCTCTTTGATGATCTTATTATTACTCATATGGCATCATTGATAGAGAACAATGTTAATTTTCAGGTATGTCGCTCCTGAATATGCCATGACAGGACATCTACTAGTAAAAAGTGATGTTTATAGCTATGGAGTTGTTCTTCTTGAGTTGCTGACTGGAAGGAAACCAGTGGATATGTCACAACCATCCGGGCAGGAAAATCTTGTCACTTGGGTTAGTAGGCTGGATAGATCTTTTTCATATTTTCTCTTCCAAAAATTTCAGAAGTATTtccttttaacttttaaaaagtatacCGAGACAGTTGAAACCACTTGATGTTTTACGTTTTAAGTTTTGATTATTCATGCATGGTATTGATTTCAGGCCAGACCAATTCTAAGAGACAAAGATCGGCTAGAAGAGCTCGCTGATCCAAAGCTCGGGGGAAAATATCCAAAAGAAGATTTTATACGGGTTTGCACCATAGCAGCAGCTTGTGTTGCCCCTGAGGCAAACCAGCGACCCACCATGGGTGAAGTAGTACAGTCACTTAAAATGGTACAACGTGTCACAGAATATCAAGATTCCATGTCAGCCGCCAATGCCCGACCAAACATGAGACAGTCGTCTACTACATATGAGTCTGATGGAACATCTTCAATATTCTCCTCAGGTCCATACTCTGGTCTGAGTGGCTTTGACAACGACAACATCTCTCGAACAGCCATTTTCTCCGAAGATCTCCATGAAGGACGATGAATGGTTCTCCTCTCTAAAGTAGTCAACACTTAGTAAAAGTGTTGTTTTTGTTGCCCGGAACTTTGATTCGAGGAATTCGACAAATTGAAGAGGTCAAAGCAACTATAGGGATTCTTTCAGGAAGTCTCATTGATCAGCGGAGACGGTAAGTGCTGAAATTTTGTACATATAGCTATGTAGTTGGTTCCATTGGATTGTTCTTcgggttttatttttttggcttaatcttcttttcatttattatcATATTAAGTTATAATCAAATTTCTGTGGAATGCAAAATTAAGATCAATAGAAAGTAGCAAGTCATTGATTAAGTTGTTTTTCTGTTGTTGCCTATAACCTAATTGAACCCTTTTTTGTTTTCGCAACTAACTAAATTCTACTAAGCCATCAGTAATTTAATAGTGTCTATTTCAGTTGCACCTAATTTTGAACATGACATTATTTTCAATGGAAAACCTATTTTCCCTCGTAACCATTAAACCTTCTAAACCCacattttgtttataaatttagcaCAATATGTTCTCC
This window contains:
- the LOC126687089 gene encoding proline-rich receptor-like protein kinase PERK3 isoform X2 → MSVLPVAITTEVSRKLCYLLLVLCCVIHITCADGNDRLSKARIIPPSRAPAIPNLPLPANLPSYHKPRRKQFAPLGTPGVGIAPAQPPNYGPLITSSHPPTSSRLSKPSMKKGGLVPPSVGLVDIAPIQSSEGANATGLAQPPLSPHISDCCKPDMVLKRGSNDCHCVYPIKLDLLLVNVSQNPPWDKFLQELASQLGLRVSQIELINFYVLSLSRLNISMDVTPHTGISFSSNDASLINSSLASHKVHFDSTVVGDYRLLNLTWFEPPAPSQAPVAALTPVEAPAHQSTTSSPVSTSDQGKHSNLILFLCIGAGIIIIAIVTMFVICSCAFRGRKSKGSPKEPVKPRTLDAIPAGGSLPHPSSTRFLAYEELKEATNNFEPASILGEGGFGKVFKGVLSDGTAVAIKRLTCGGQQGDKEFLVEVEMLSRLHHRNLVKLVGYFTNRDSSQNLLCYELVPNGSLEAWLHGPLGVNCPLDWDSRMKIALDAARGLTYLHEDSQPCVIHRDFKASNILLENDFHAKVADFGLAKQAPEGRANYLSTRVMGTFGYVAPEYAMTGHLLVKSDVYSYGVVLLELLTGRKPVDMSQPSGQENLVTWARPILRDKDRLEELADPKLGGKYPKEDFIRVCTIAAACVAPEANQRPTMGEVVQSLKMVQRVTEYQDSMSAANARPNMRQSSTTYESDGTSSIFSSGPYSGLSGFDNDNISRTAIFSEDLHEGR
- the LOC126687089 gene encoding proline-rich receptor-like protein kinase PERK3 isoform X1; this translates as MSVLPVAITTGAEVSRKLCYLLLVLCCVIHITCADGNDRLSKARIIPPSRAPAIPNLPLPANLPSYHKPRRKQFAPLGTPGVGIAPAQPPNYGPLITSSHPPTSSRLSKPSMKKGGLVPPSVGLVDIAPIQSSEGANATGLAQPPLSPHISDCCKPDMVLKRGSNDCHCVYPIKLDLLLVNVSQNPPWDKFLQELASQLGLRVSQIELINFYVLSLSRLNISMDVTPHTGISFSSNDASLINSSLASHKVHFDSTVVGDYRLLNLTWFEPPAPSQAPVAALTPVEAPAHQSTTSSPVSTSDQGKHSNLILFLCIGAGIIIIAIVTMFVICSCAFRGRKSKGSPKEPVKPRTLDAIPAGGSLPHPSSTRFLAYEELKEATNNFEPASILGEGGFGKVFKGVLSDGTAVAIKRLTCGGQQGDKEFLVEVEMLSRLHHRNLVKLVGYFTNRDSSQNLLCYELVPNGSLEAWLHGPLGVNCPLDWDSRMKIALDAARGLTYLHEDSQPCVIHRDFKASNILLENDFHAKVADFGLAKQAPEGRANYLSTRVMGTFGYVAPEYAMTGHLLVKSDVYSYGVVLLELLTGRKPVDMSQPSGQENLVTWARPILRDKDRLEELADPKLGGKYPKEDFIRVCTIAAACVAPEANQRPTMGEVVQSLKMVQRVTEYQDSMSAANARPNMRQSSTTYESDGTSSIFSSGPYSGLSGFDNDNISRTAIFSEDLHEGR